Proteins encoded together in one Salarchaeum sp. JOR-1 window:
- a CDS encoding NCS2 family permease yields the protein MGLADTLADYFGFDEHDTDLRTETVAGVTTFLAMSYIIVVNPATLAKKGDEFGGFVVEGYTYAETVQMLAVVTILASAAAILVMAFYANRPFGLAPGLGLNAFFAFTVVGALGVPWQTALAAVVTEGVLFIVLTAIGAREYVIQLFPEPVKFAVGTGIGLFLALIGFQAMGVVVTDPATAVSLGNLAQNPVAILAIVGLFFTFALYARGVTGSIIFGIVGTTVVGVALTLAGFGGGNLAADFVTTSGFQWSELPEAQYDITPLAGAFIEGFQNVEALSFALIVFTFFFVDFFDTAGTLVGVGQAGGFLDEDGDLPDADKSLMADAVGTTVGGMLGTSTVTAYIESATGVEEGGRTGMTALVIAILFLVSLVFVPFAAVIPQYASHIALVVIGVIMLGNVTSIDWNDLTYAIPAGLTILVMPFTYSIAYGIAAGIVSYPVVKTAVGEYDEVSVGQWLLAAAFVLYFFVRTSGILQSAVA from the coding sequence ATGGGACTCGCTGATACCCTCGCCGACTACTTCGGGTTCGACGAACACGACACGGACCTCAGGACAGAGACCGTCGCGGGAGTCACCACCTTCCTCGCGATGAGCTACATTATCGTCGTCAACCCCGCCACGCTCGCCAAGAAGGGCGACGAGTTCGGCGGGTTCGTCGTCGAGGGCTACACGTACGCCGAGACGGTGCAGATGCTCGCCGTCGTCACCATCCTCGCGTCCGCCGCGGCGATACTCGTGATGGCGTTCTACGCCAACCGGCCGTTCGGACTGGCGCCCGGCCTCGGCCTGAACGCCTTCTTCGCGTTCACCGTCGTCGGCGCGCTCGGCGTCCCCTGGCAGACCGCGCTCGCCGCCGTCGTCACCGAGGGCGTGCTCTTCATCGTCCTCACCGCCATCGGCGCCCGCGAGTACGTCATCCAGCTCTTCCCCGAACCCGTGAAGTTCGCCGTCGGCACCGGTATCGGGCTGTTCCTCGCGCTCATCGGCTTCCAGGCGATGGGCGTCGTCGTCACCGACCCCGCGACCGCCGTCTCCCTCGGCAACCTCGCGCAGAACCCCGTCGCCATCCTCGCCATCGTCGGCCTGTTCTTCACGTTCGCGCTCTACGCCCGCGGCGTCACCGGCAGCATCATCTTCGGCATCGTCGGTACCACTGTCGTCGGCGTCGCCCTCACCCTCGCCGGCTTCGGCGGCGGCAACCTCGCCGCCGACTTCGTCACTACCTCCGGCTTCCAGTGGAGCGAACTCCCCGAAGCCCAGTACGACATCACGCCGCTCGCCGGCGCGTTCATCGAGGGCTTCCAGAACGTCGAAGCGCTGAGCTTCGCGCTCATCGTCTTCACGTTCTTCTTCGTCGACTTCTTCGACACCGCGGGCACCCTCGTCGGCGTCGGGCAGGCCGGCGGGTTCCTCGACGAGGATGGCGACCTCCCCGACGCCGATAAGTCCCTCATGGCGGACGCGGTTGGCACCACCGTCGGCGGGATGCTCGGTACGTCCACCGTCACCGCCTACATCGAATCCGCGACCGGCGTCGAGGAAGGCGGCCGCACCGGCATGACCGCGCTCGTCATCGCCATCCTCTTCCTCGTCTCCCTCGTGTTCGTTCCGTTCGCCGCCGTCATCCCCCAGTACGCGAGCCACATCGCGCTCGTCGTCATCGGCGTCATCATGCTCGGGAACGTCACCAGCATCGACTGGAACGACCTCACGTACGCCATCCCCGCCGGCCTCACCATCCTCGTCATGCCCTTCACGTACAGCATCGCGTACGGCATCGCCGCCGGCATCGTCTCCTACCCCGTCGTCAAGACCGCCGTCGGCGAGTACGACGAGGTCAGCGTCGGCCAGTGGCTGCTCGCCGCCGCCTTCGTGCTCTACTTCTTCGTCCGCACCAGCGGCATCCTCCAGAGCGCCGTCGCGTAA
- a CDS encoding glutathione S-transferase N-terminal domain-containing protein, producing MGTITLYNLPGCPYCAKVTDKLAELDLDYERIDVPRAHSERTEVENVSGQTGVPVLVDPENGVDGMPESDDIVEYLEKQYA from the coding sequence ATGGGAACCATCACGCTCTACAACCTCCCCGGCTGTCCGTACTGCGCGAAAGTCACGGACAAACTCGCCGAACTCGACCTCGACTACGAGCGAATCGACGTGCCGCGCGCCCACTCGGAGCGCACGGAAGTCGAGAACGTCAGCGGCCAGACCGGCGTCCCCGTCCTCGTCGACCCCGAGAACGGCGTCGACGGGATGCCCGAATCCGACGACATCGTCGAGTACCTCGAAAAACAGTACGCTTAG
- the pyrE gene encoding orotate phosphoribosyltransferase yields MANDDLIRALRDADSVRFGEFELSHGGTSEYYVDKYLFETDPGCLRLIAREFAALVEDEKLGGVALGGVPLAAVTSVETDNPYVIARKQAKEYGTGNRIEGRLSEGEEVVVVEDIATTGQSAVDAAQALREAGAEVNRVLVVVDREEGGSDLLAEHDLELEALVTAAELLADADR; encoded by the coding sequence ATGGCGAACGACGACCTCATTCGGGCGCTGCGGGACGCCGACTCGGTACGGTTCGGGGAGTTCGAGCTGTCGCACGGCGGCACCTCGGAGTACTACGTCGATAAGTACCTGTTCGAGACCGACCCGGGGTGTCTGCGGCTCATCGCGAGGGAGTTCGCGGCCCTCGTCGAGGACGAGAAACTGGGCGGCGTCGCGCTCGGCGGCGTGCCGCTGGCGGCGGTGACGAGCGTGGAGACGGACAACCCGTACGTCATCGCGCGCAAGCAGGCGAAGGAGTACGGAACCGGAAACCGCATCGAGGGACGGCTCTCCGAGGGCGAGGAGGTCGTGGTCGTGGAGGACATCGCGACCACGGGGCAGTCGGCGGTCGACGCGGCGCAAGCCCTGCGGGAGGCCGGCGCGGAAGTCAACCGCGTGCTGGTCGTCGTCGACCGCGAGGAGGGCGGGAGCGACCTGCTCGCGGAGCACGACCTGGAACTCGAAGCGCTGGTGACGGCGGCGGAACTGCTCGCGGACGCCGACCGATAA
- a CDS encoding phosphoribosyltransferase family protein: protein MNRAEKATLQLQAVSVLRTLKETRTYDELAEETGLPAGDLNRYVNGHVLPSADRARDVVEGVGTETLRDELEARVSVDDEGYVDNSGVVFDQSFLDLVAPVAAESYDFGQPDVVLTAATDGITLAAALASYFDARCAYAKKSKETAVDEFIEARQRLDSGIELTYYLPKSALDTGESVLVVDDLIRSGETQELLLDIAATADADVAGVFTLIAVGDEGVERARERTDAPVGTLTAFEK, encoded by the coding sequence ATGAATCGCGCCGAGAAGGCGACCCTCCAGTTGCAGGCGGTATCGGTTCTCCGAACCCTGAAGGAGACGCGGACGTACGACGAACTCGCCGAGGAGACGGGACTCCCGGCCGGCGACCTGAACCGGTACGTGAACGGCCACGTGCTCCCGAGCGCGGACCGCGCCCGTGACGTCGTCGAGGGCGTCGGGACGGAGACGCTCCGCGACGAACTCGAAGCCCGCGTCTCCGTGGACGACGAGGGGTACGTCGACAACTCCGGGGTCGTGTTCGACCAGTCCTTCCTCGATTTGGTCGCGCCGGTCGCGGCGGAGTCCTACGACTTCGGGCAGCCGGACGTGGTGCTCACGGCCGCGACTGACGGGATCACGCTCGCCGCGGCCCTAGCCTCGTACTTCGACGCGCGGTGTGCGTACGCGAAGAAGTCGAAGGAGACGGCGGTGGACGAGTTCATCGAGGCCCGCCAGCGCCTCGACTCCGGCATCGAACTCACGTACTACCTCCCCAAGTCGGCGCTCGACACGGGCGAGTCGGTGCTCGTCGTGGACGACCTCATCCGGTCCGGTGAGACGCAGGAACTCCTCCTCGACATCGCGGCGACGGCGGACGCGGACGTGGCGGGCGTGTTCACGCTCATCGCGGTCGGCGACGAGGGCGTCGAGCGCGCCCGCGAGCGCACGGACGCGCCGGTCGGTACCCTTACCGCGTTCGAGAAGTAA
- a CDS encoding CDP-2,3-bis-(O-geranylgeranyl)-sn-glycerol synthase — MSLYATVVTAMWVMLPAYVPNNAAVLAGGGAPLDGGRTWGGRRILGDGKTYRGTLFGVLAGFAVAAALDVLQRAAISAFGVSLPWFPFAAMGALPAGAMLGDILASFVKRRTGRERGASFPLLDQLDFVVVALAVTAVAAPAWFGDTFTLDVLLAILVLTPLLHLLTNAIAYQFGLKDEPW, encoded by the coding sequence GTGAGTCTCTACGCGACGGTCGTGACCGCGATGTGGGTGATGCTGCCCGCGTACGTCCCGAACAACGCCGCTGTGCTCGCGGGCGGCGGCGCGCCCCTCGACGGCGGCCGAACCTGGGGCGGCAGACGCATCCTCGGCGACGGGAAGACGTACCGCGGCACCCTCTTCGGCGTCCTCGCCGGGTTCGCCGTCGCCGCCGCGCTCGACGTCCTCCAGCGCGCCGCCATCAGCGCGTTCGGCGTCTCCCTCCCCTGGTTCCCGTTCGCGGCGATGGGTGCCCTTCCCGCGGGCGCGATGCTCGGCGACATCCTCGCGTCGTTCGTCAAGCGCCGCACCGGCCGCGAACGCGGCGCCTCGTTCCCCCTCCTCGACCAGCTCGACTTCGTCGTCGTCGCGCTCGCCGTCACCGCCGTCGCCGCCCCCGCCTGGTTCGGCGACACCTTCACGCTCGACGTGCTGCTCGCTATCCTCGTCCTCACCCCACTCCTCCACCTCCTCACCAACGCCATCGCCTACCAGTTCGGCCTGAAGGACGAACCCTGGTAG
- a CDS encoding transcriptional regulator: MSRSALIENVTAMLADAGFSVSDRATIRPKSFDVAARRGEDVVLLKILANIDAFDAPTGAEMRRLGHYLNATPLLVGLRSRDEELEHGVVYFRHGVPAISPDTALDYFLEGVPPLIYAAPGGLYVNIDGDVLADEREEQGLSLGQLAQELGVSRRTVSKYEDGMNASIDVAVQLEDLFGDSLTSPVNVMEGAEDVRDADPTPEDPDVDPADQPVLTVLTRVGFDVHPTTRAPFKAVSEDEREPSLLTGNSDLTEAAVKRARIMASVGRITHTRSVYFVDKSKQTSIDGTAIIERSEVEDMDDPEEFRDLLKDRGEPSEA; this comes from the coding sequence ATGTCACGGTCGGCCCTCATCGAGAACGTCACCGCGATGCTCGCGGACGCCGGGTTTTCGGTGAGCGACCGCGCCACCATCCGACCGAAGAGCTTCGACGTCGCCGCCCGCCGCGGCGAGGACGTCGTGCTCCTCAAAATCCTAGCGAACATCGACGCGTTCGACGCGCCGACGGGCGCGGAGATGCGGCGGCTCGGCCACTACCTGAACGCCACCCCGCTCTTGGTCGGCCTGCGGAGCCGCGACGAGGAACTGGAACACGGCGTGGTCTACTTCCGGCACGGCGTCCCTGCCATCAGCCCGGACACCGCGCTCGATTACTTCCTCGAGGGCGTCCCGCCGCTCATCTACGCCGCGCCCGGCGGGCTCTACGTGAACATCGACGGCGACGTGCTCGCGGACGAACGCGAAGAACAGGGGTTGAGCCTCGGCCAGCTCGCCCAGGAGCTCGGCGTCTCCCGGCGCACCGTCTCGAAGTACGAGGACGGCATGAACGCCAGCATCGACGTGGCCGTTCAGCTCGAAGACCTGTTCGGGGATTCGCTCACGAGTCCGGTGAACGTCATGGAGGGCGCGGAGGACGTGCGGGACGCCGACCCAACGCCGGAGGACCCGGACGTCGACCCCGCCGACCAGCCCGTGCTCACCGTCCTCACCCGCGTCGGGTTCGACGTGCACCCGACGACGCGCGCGCCGTTCAAGGCCGTGAGCGAGGACGAACGCGAACCCAGCCTCCTCACCGGAAACAGCGACCTCACCGAAGCCGCCGTCAAGCGGGCGCGCATCATGGCGAGCGTCGGCCGCATCACCCACACGCGCTCCGTCTACTTCGTGGATAAGTCCAAGCAGACGTCCATCGACGGCACCGCCATCATCGAGCGCAGCGAGGTCGAGGACATGGACGACCCCGAGGAGTTCCGCGACCTCCTCAAAGACCGCGGCGAACCGAGCGAAGCCTAA